In Phormidium yuhuli AB48, one genomic interval encodes:
- the pip gene encoding prolyl aminopeptidase, which yields MRNLYPPISPYNTGTLQVSDLHTLYYEESGNPQGKPAVFLHGGPGGGCIPMYRQFFNPDDWRLILFDQRGCGRSTPHAELRENTTWDLVADIERLRTHLGVERWLVFGGSWGSTLSLAYAETHPERCTGLILRGIFMLRPLELRWFYQEGASYIFPEAWQEYLKPIPREERGDLMAAYYRRLTSENRQVRLEAARAWAIWEGSTSKLFPDPDVRSKFGREGFAEAFARIECHYFVNGGFFERENQLLEDVQRIRHLPTVIVQGRYDVVCPLRSAWELHQVFPESELIVIPDAGHSVSEPGIRSALVDATDRFLAL from the coding sequence ATGCGCAATCTTTATCCCCCCATTAGCCCCTACAACACGGGGACGTTACAGGTGTCTGACCTGCATACCCTCTATTATGAGGAATCTGGAAATCCTCAGGGGAAGCCGGCGGTTTTCCTCCATGGGGGTCCGGGTGGGGGGTGTATTCCCATGTATCGCCAGTTTTTTAATCCGGATGACTGGCGTTTGATTTTGTTTGACCAACGGGGTTGTGGCCGCAGTACCCCCCATGCGGAGTTACGGGAGAATACGACCTGGGATTTGGTGGCTGATATTGAACGGTTACGGACTCATCTGGGGGTTGAGCGTTGGTTGGTGTTTGGCGGAAGTTGGGGGAGTACGTTGTCGTTGGCGTATGCTGAAACTCACCCGGAACGCTGTACGGGGTTGATTTTACGGGGGATTTTTATGTTACGTCCTCTGGAGTTACGCTGGTTCTATCAGGAGGGAGCCAGTTATATTTTTCCGGAGGCTTGGCAGGAGTATCTTAAACCCATTCCCAGGGAGGAACGGGGGGATTTGATGGCGGCGTATTATCGCCGTTTGACCAGTGAGAATCGTCAAGTCCGGCTTGAGGCGGCTCGGGCCTGGGCGATTTGGGAAGGAAGTACGAGTAAGTTATTTCCTGATCCAGATGTGCGGTCTAAGTTCGGCCGTGAGGGGTTTGCGGAGGCGTTTGCTCGCATTGAATGTCACTATTTTGTGAATGGGGGCTTTTTTGAGCGGGAGAATCAGTTACTTGAGGATGTGCAGCGGATTCGTCATCTTCCTACGGTGATTGTTCAGGGTCGTTATGATGTGGTTTGTCCCCTGCGATCGGCTTGGGAGTTACATCAGGTGTTTCCTGAGTCGGAGTTGATTGTCATTCCTGATGCGGGGCATTCGGTCAGTGAACCGGGGATTCGCTCGGCTTTGGTGGATGCAACAGACCGCTTTCTGGCTCTGTAA
- the rsmG gene encoding 16S rRNA (guanine(527)-N(7))-methyltransferase RsmG translates to MLEFDFIDDITIPSLPSGMWEGSLPWPVTPGMEAEFQRFYDCVVQGNRRANLTRILEPMDFWEKHLWDSLRGVLPFLCDEMPLSAKPRVVDIGTGGGFPGIPLAIARPDWSLTLLDSTQKKVRFLQGAIAHLGLSQVQAIAGRAETLGALRPYRGSYDLAVLRAVAAPSLCLNYARPWLKPGGWAVLYRGQWRDEEQAELEQGLQGFESVRVDSFVTPQTQATRHSVILRRRASGEDEG, encoded by the coding sequence ATGCTGGAGTTTGATTTCATCGATGATATAACTATCCCCTCCCTTCCCTCTGGGATGTGGGAGGGGAGTTTGCCTTGGCCGGTGACGCCGGGGATGGAGGCTGAGTTTCAACGATTTTATGACTGTGTGGTGCAGGGAAATCGTCGCGCTAATCTAACGCGGATTCTCGAACCGATGGACTTTTGGGAGAAGCATCTCTGGGATTCTCTGCGAGGGGTGCTGCCGTTTCTCTGCGATGAGATGCCTTTGTCGGCCAAGCCTCGGGTGGTGGATATTGGTACGGGGGGCGGCTTTCCCGGGATTCCTTTGGCGATCGCCCGTCCGGATTGGTCTCTGACGTTGTTGGATTCGACTCAGAAGAAGGTGCGCTTTTTACAGGGGGCGATCGCCCATCTTGGCTTATCTCAGGTGCAGGCGATCGCGGGCCGGGCGGAAACCTTGGGTGCGTTACGACCCTATCGAGGAAGTTATGATTTGGCGGTATTACGGGCGGTGGCAGCCCCTTCTCTCTGTTTGAACTATGCTCGCCCTTGGCTGAAACCCGGAGGTTGGGCGGTGTTGTATCGTGGCCAATGGCGGGATGAGGAGCAAGCGGAGTTGGAGCAAGGGTTACAGGGATTTGAGTCGGTCAGGGTTGACTCGTTTGTGACCCCCCAGACTCAAGCCACTCGTCATAGTGTGATTCTGCGACGGCGAGCTTCTGGGGAAGACGAGGGTTAG
- a CDS encoding DGQHR domain-containing protein, with the protein MKSIVPTTSCPDSLPPHQNNPNALLVQKTQMGTTEAYLGSVSLAWVAERVGFAADLPLFQQQRDPKTANISINAETIDSLYQRPLNWARQAPLTEYLARRHDRKFPPLLAVISPDWVDNPQASQWGEDGRAKQAAADLTPIDTIPQLALLNLPPSISIFALDGQHRLMGIQGLMTLLQTGTLQPLTRSQKTTGTPLTLNRLAAANNSTPEAMQALAKDTVGIEFIPAVLAGETRDEARQRIRSIFVHVNLMAVKLSKGQVTLLDEDDGFAIISRQIAVTHPLLRDDDSRSPRINWDGASVSAKSQVLTTLQALRDMTVGYLTPRFPHWLAEYPGTIPPRPTADDLAEGLSELMRLWDGLGTLPSYKRMELGVETLYLRRFSFESGGGEGNLLFRPVGQVALAQALGVVIFQRYLPVVEALKRLQKFDDDGGFQSMELPQSLWYGVLYDPNKRRIRVSGKDLARKLLIYLLGGMKENQEIADLRLELAKARTFENRAVSFQGKFVTPREVGMPRIIES; encoded by the coding sequence ATGAAATCAATTGTTCCTACCACGAGTTGCCCTGATAGTTTACCCCCTCACCAGAATAACCCAAATGCACTACTCGTGCAGAAGACCCAGATGGGAACCACCGAAGCCTACCTAGGGTCAGTCAGCCTCGCCTGGGTCGCCGAGCGAGTTGGCTTTGCCGCAGACCTCCCCCTGTTCCAACAGCAGCGAGACCCCAAAACCGCCAACATCTCCATCAACGCCGAAACCATAGACAGCCTTTACCAACGTCCCTTGAACTGGGCACGGCAAGCTCCCCTAACAGAATATCTTGCCCGACGGCACGATCGCAAATTCCCGCCCCTCCTCGCCGTCATCAGTCCCGACTGGGTAGACAACCCCCAAGCCAGCCAATGGGGAGAGGACGGACGAGCCAAACAAGCCGCCGCAGACCTAACCCCCATCGATACTATCCCACAACTTGCCCTCCTCAACCTCCCCCCCTCCATCTCCATCTTCGCCTTAGACGGACAACACCGGCTAATGGGAATCCAAGGATTAATGACCCTACTGCAAACCGGAACCCTGCAACCCCTCACTCGTAGCCAAAAAACCACCGGAACCCCCCTCACCCTCAACCGCCTCGCCGCCGCCAACAACAGCACCCCCGAAGCCATGCAGGCCCTAGCCAAGGACACTGTGGGAATTGAATTCATCCCCGCCGTCTTAGCCGGAGAAACCCGAGACGAAGCCAGACAGCGTATCCGGTCCATTTTCGTCCATGTCAACCTCATGGCCGTCAAACTCAGCAAAGGTCAAGTCACCCTCTTAGACGAAGATGACGGATTTGCCATTATCAGCCGTCAAATCGCGGTCACCCATCCCCTCCTGCGAGATGACGACAGCCGTTCCCCCCGCATCAACTGGGATGGGGCCAGCGTCTCGGCCAAATCCCAAGTCCTCACCACCCTACAGGCCTTGCGAGATATGACCGTTGGCTATTTAACTCCCCGCTTCCCCCATTGGTTAGCCGAATACCCCGGAACCATTCCCCCACGTCCCACCGCCGATGACTTAGCTGAAGGACTCTCTGAATTAATGCGTCTCTGGGATGGCTTGGGGACTCTCCCGAGTTACAAACGTATGGAACTCGGAGTGGAAACCCTTTATCTGAGACGATTTAGCTTTGAATCCGGTGGAGGCGAGGGAAATCTTCTCTTTCGTCCCGTGGGACAAGTCGCTTTAGCACAAGCGTTAGGCGTTGTCATCTTTCAACGTTATCTCCCCGTGGTCGAAGCCTTAAAGCGTCTCCAGAAATTTGATGACGACGGTGGATTTCAGTCCATGGAACTACCTCAATCCTTATGGTATGGCGTCTTGTATGACCCCAATAAACGCCGGATTCGGGTTTCAGGCAAAGACCTCGCCAGGAAACTCTTAATCTATCTGTTGGGAGGAATGAAAGAAAATCAAGAGATTGCAGATTTACGGCTAGAGTTAGCCAAGGCCAGGACCTTTGAGAATCGCGCCGTCAGTTTTCAGGGTAAGTTTGTCACCCCTCGGGAAGTAGGAATGCCGAGAATAATTGAATCATGA
- the dndC gene encoding DNA phosphorothioation system sulfurtransferase DndC gives MSEPKLEISNLKNRTTEEFFENLKDIKSEIQELYRANTVPWVLGYSGGKDSTATVQLVWSAIADLPKHQRHKAVHVITTDTLVENPIVSAWVTRSLEFMQEAAEAQGLPFYPHLLKPSVKNTFWVCLMGKGYPAPRNKFRWCTSRLKVDPSNRFIRDVVRDNGEAVVVLGTRKTESISRAIIMEKRDKKRVQERLCPHPNLPNSLLYTPIEEWRTDEVWTYLMQCENLWGYSNKQLYSMYRGATADTECPLVIDSSTPSCGSSRFGCWVCTLVNQDKSMEAMIQNDEEKEWMQPLLDIRNELDLKNDRERRDFRRIHGNVQLFERNKNGEISVEPIPGPYTKKWREHWLRRVLEAQETVRRTAPPEMRDITLITTEELSEIRRIWLEEKHEFDDRLPTVYREVTGKPFKDPRPGADQSLLGLDEWNILEDLADGDAMELELMAKLLDTERQYHTKLNRKGIYDALEKCFETSSRSPEEAIANAHRKRELKEAAAAGDVAKVKQLTWSDLKFGDSSDS, from the coding sequence ATGAGTGAACCGAAACTAGAAATATCGAACCTCAAAAATAGAACTACGGAAGAATTTTTCGAAAATCTAAAGGATATCAAGTCGGAAATCCAAGAATTGTACAGAGCGAACACAGTACCCTGGGTTTTGGGGTACTCGGGTGGAAAGGATAGTACAGCCACGGTTCAATTAGTATGGTCGGCGATTGCTGATTTGCCTAAACATCAACGGCATAAGGCAGTGCATGTCATTACAACTGATACTCTGGTTGAGAATCCAATAGTTTCAGCTTGGGTAACGCGCTCCTTGGAGTTTATGCAGGAGGCAGCGGAAGCACAAGGATTACCCTTTTATCCTCATTTGCTCAAGCCATCAGTCAAGAATACGTTTTGGGTCTGTTTAATGGGTAAGGGATATCCAGCACCTAGAAATAAATTTAGATGGTGTACTAGCCGGCTGAAAGTAGACCCATCAAATCGTTTTATTCGCGATGTTGTCAGAGACAATGGTGAGGCTGTTGTTGTCCTCGGCACTCGAAAAACGGAAAGTATAAGTCGTGCCATTATCATGGAAAAACGGGATAAAAAACGAGTCCAGGAGAGACTTTGCCCTCATCCAAACCTTCCTAACTCCCTGTTATATACCCCTATTGAAGAATGGAGAACTGATGAAGTATGGACTTACCTCATGCAGTGTGAAAATCTCTGGGGCTATAGTAACAAGCAGCTTTACAGTATGTACCGAGGGGCAACAGCAGATACAGAATGCCCCCTAGTCATCGATTCTAGCACACCAAGTTGTGGAAGTTCTCGTTTTGGCTGTTGGGTTTGCACGTTAGTGAATCAAGACAAATCTATGGAGGCGATGATCCAGAATGATGAAGAAAAAGAATGGATGCAACCCCTCCTAGACATCCGTAATGAACTTGACCTTAAGAACGATCGCGAACGCCGCGATTTTAGACGCATCCACGGAAATGTGCAACTCTTCGAGCGCAACAAAAACGGAGAAATCTCCGTCGAACCCATCCCCGGTCCCTACACCAAAAAATGGCGGGAACATTGGCTAAGACGAGTTCTCGAAGCACAGGAAACCGTCCGCCGAACCGCTCCCCCAGAAATGCGGGACATTACCCTCATCACCACCGAAGAACTCAGCGAAATCCGGCGAATTTGGCTCGAAGAAAAACATGAATTCGACGATCGCCTCCCCACAGTATACCGAGAAGTCACCGGCAAACCCTTCAAAGACCCCCGGCCCGGCGCCGACCAATCCCTCCTGGGACTCGACGAGTGGAACATCCTCGAAGACCTCGCCGACGGAGACGCCATGGAACTTGAACTCATGGCTAAACTCCTCGACACCGAACGCCAATATCACACCAAACTCAACCGTAAAGGCATTTACGACGCCTTAGAAAAATGCTTCGAGACCAGTTCCCGGTCCCCTGAAGAAGCCATCGCTAACGCACATCGTAAACGAGAACTCAAAGAAGCCGCCGCCGCCGGGGACGTGGCCAAAGTGAAACAACTCACTTGGTCAGACCTCAAATTCGGCGACTCCTCCGACTCCTAA
- the pds gene encoding 15-cis-phytoene desaturase has protein sequence MRVAIAGAGLAGLSCAKYLVDRGHTPIVLERRDVLGGKIAAWKDEDGDWYETGLHIFFGAYPNMLQLFKELEIEDRLQWKEHTMIFNQPENPGTYSRFDFPDLPAPVNGLVAILRNNDMLTWAEKIRFGIGLLPAIVQGQRYVEEMDKYSFSEWLKRQNVPERVEKEVFIAMSKALNFINPDEISATIILTALNRFLQEKNGSKMAFLDGSPTERLCEPLVEYIEARGGKVRLKAPLKEIQLKEDGSVESFLIRGLDGAPDEQLEADLYVSAMPVDPLKLLLPDPWRELDYFKQLEGLEGVPVINLHLWFDRKLTDIDHLLFSRSDLLSVYADMSNTCREYANPDKSMLELVLAPAQDWIGKSDEDIVAATLAELQQLFPQHFAGESPATLLKSHVVKTPRSVYKATPGRQQHRPVQRTPLENFYLAGDFTLQQYLGSMEGAVLSGKLTAQAIDADLQNPGATPGTSAQSLTVEPATNAATA, from the coding sequence ATGCGAGTTGCGATCGCCGGAGCCGGTTTAGCCGGACTATCTTGTGCCAAATATCTGGTGGATCGGGGTCATACCCCCATCGTCCTAGAACGCCGCGATGTCCTAGGGGGCAAAATCGCCGCCTGGAAGGATGAGGACGGAGATTGGTATGAGACGGGCCTACATATCTTTTTCGGGGCCTACCCGAATATGTTGCAACTGTTTAAGGAACTTGAGATTGAGGATCGTCTTCAGTGGAAGGAACACACGATGATTTTCAATCAACCGGAAAATCCGGGAACTTACTCACGGTTCGATTTTCCAGATTTACCGGCCCCGGTCAATGGTCTGGTGGCAATCTTGCGCAACAATGATATGCTGACCTGGGCCGAGAAGATTCGCTTTGGTATTGGCTTACTTCCGGCGATCGTCCAGGGACAACGCTATGTGGAGGAGATGGACAAATACTCGTTCTCCGAATGGCTGAAGCGGCAGAATGTCCCGGAACGGGTGGAGAAGGAAGTGTTTATCGCTATGTCGAAGGCGCTCAACTTTATCAATCCTGATGAGATTTCGGCAACGATTATTTTAACGGCTCTCAATCGCTTTTTACAGGAAAAGAACGGTTCTAAAATGGCGTTTTTGGATGGGTCACCCACGGAACGCCTCTGTGAACCGTTGGTGGAGTATATCGAGGCCCGGGGCGGCAAAGTTCGTCTCAAGGCTCCGTTGAAAGAGATTCAGCTCAAAGAGGATGGCAGCGTTGAGAGTTTCCTGATTCGCGGTTTGGATGGGGCCCCCGATGAGCAGCTGGAGGCGGATCTCTATGTCTCAGCGATGCCGGTTGATCCGCTGAAGCTGCTGTTACCGGACCCCTGGCGTGAGTTGGACTACTTTAAACAATTGGAGGGACTGGAGGGAGTTCCGGTGATTAACCTCCATTTATGGTTTGATCGCAAACTCACCGATATTGACCATCTCCTGTTTTCCCGTTCTGACCTGTTGAGCGTGTATGCTGACATGAGCAATACCTGTCGGGAGTATGCGAATCCAGACAAGTCCATGTTGGAGTTAGTATTGGCGCCAGCTCAGGATTGGATTGGCAAATCCGATGAGGACATTGTGGCCGCCACCCTGGCGGAGTTGCAACAACTCTTCCCACAACATTTTGCAGGTGAGTCTCCGGCTACCCTGCTAAAATCCCATGTGGTGAAGACTCCGCGCTCTGTCTATAAGGCGACTCCCGGTCGTCAGCAACATCGCCCGGTTCAACGAACCCCTCTTGAGAACTTCTATCTGGCTGGGGATTTCACCCTGCAACAGTATCTCGGGAGTATGGAAGGTGCTGTGCTTTCTGGTAAGCTGACAGCGCAGGCGATCGATGCCGATCTCCAAAACCCGGGGGCAACCCCAGGAACTTCTGCCCAATCTTTGACTGTCGAGCCTGCGACGAATGCTGCAACTGCCTAA
- the crtB gene encoding 15-cis-phytoene synthase CrtB: protein MLQLPKSPPKVTMRLSLEEAYEECRQITAKYSKTFYLGTRLMSEAKRRAIWAIYVWCRRTDELVDGPDAKQTTPETLDLWEARLEAIFAGHPQDELDSTLTDTLQRFPLEIQPFRDMIEGQRMDLYRSRYETFEELKLYCYRVAGTVGLMSEGVMGINRAASTAPWAEGPYHPTQEAIALGIANQLTNILRDVGEDARRGRIYLPLEDLALFDYTERDLLEGVIDERWQALMQFQIQRARKYYLQAEEGISALSPDARLPVWAATILYSNILTEIERNQYDVFNQRAYVPSWRKALCLPVAWLRAQAL, encoded by the coding sequence ATGCTGCAACTGCCTAAATCCCCGCCCAAGGTCACCATGCGCCTGTCACTTGAGGAGGCTTACGAGGAATGCCGTCAAATCACCGCTAAGTATTCCAAAACCTTTTATTTGGGAACGCGGTTGATGTCTGAAGCGAAACGCCGCGCTATCTGGGCTATCTATGTCTGGTGTCGCCGCACGGATGAGCTGGTTGATGGCCCCGATGCCAAACAAACGACCCCGGAAACTCTCGATTTGTGGGAGGCCCGTTTGGAGGCGATTTTTGCGGGTCATCCTCAAGATGAGTTGGATTCGACCTTGACGGATACTCTACAACGGTTTCCCTTAGAGATACAGCCATTCCGCGACATGATTGAGGGTCAACGGATGGACCTTTATCGTAGTCGTTATGAAACCTTTGAGGAGTTAAAGCTCTATTGTTACCGGGTGGCGGGAACGGTGGGGTTGATGTCGGAAGGGGTGATGGGGATTAACCGGGCGGCTTCTACGGCCCCCTGGGCTGAGGGTCCCTATCATCCGACTCAGGAGGCGATCGCCCTGGGAATTGCCAATCAGTTAACTAATATCCTGCGCGATGTTGGAGAAGATGCTCGCCGAGGTCGGATTTATTTGCCTCTGGAGGATTTGGCTCTATTTGATTATACGGAACGAGATTTGCTCGAAGGGGTGATTGATGAGCGTTGGCAGGCCCTAATGCAGTTCCAAATTCAGCGGGCCCGCAAGTACTATTTGCAGGCGGAAGAGGGCATCAGCGCCCTCAGCCCCGATGCTCGTCTCCCCGTCTGGGCGGCAACCATCCTCTACAGCAATATCCTCACGGAGATTGAACGCAATCAGTATGATGTGTTTAATCAGCGGGCCTATGTGCCGAGTTGGCGCAAGGCTCTCTGTTTGCCGGTGGCTTGGTTACGGGCCCAGGCACTTTAG
- a CDS encoding ATP-dependent helicase, whose translation MTSTQSKPPSVDRPQLMQTLYQQLRPGQRDMGDWQKGPLAVSAVPGSGKSTGMAIAAALTIARQRLHPRHQLLIVTFTRSAAANIQGKIRQNLELLKLPKWGFSVSTIHSLAFKIASRHPQQSHLDLNQQTLIEDNHNQRLIRSCVEDWINQHPHLYQPLIAGLDFDGEEGEQLRRQSVLRTEVLPNLAQTVIQEAKSSGLSPDQVRALGQQQSDPYAILDIGAQLYDLYQQRLRSQQLIDYNDAILAALNVLQDPSIRDLWQQETFAVFEDEAQDSSPLQQQLLNILAQTPDGLANLIRVGDPNQAINSTFTPADPIYFRRFCHQCAQQQRQTTIQQAGRSSPILIEAANFTLNWINQQWAQPQSPTPPHPATSQTPPPFEVQLIEAVAADDPQANANPAPIAGGLQLHRPFDISETVDRLAQTLTDLFQEHPQATAAVLVRQKNQGQFLAHELSQTHHHLDIYHVEAEQRLSGIPLEMLNLLQFVHRPHSGEALKGALEVFVGRQLIPRQDLDRLASQPERFLYPTILEAPQPPEVKRARRLCRALLQARLELPQTHLISFFALTLDYQASELATADKLNERLLQQTQDHLSLGEFLDHLFNLVTSESFDRIDTDASDSQYTQPGRLTILTMHKAKGLDWDFVFLPFLHENLIPGSLYVKPQIQFLGDFTLEEVARGQLRQHIWNRDAANPEPSQNCQTYDDYWQLAAQLKQAEEYRLLYVAMTRAKRLLWLSAAKEAPFTWNKTENQQPMPASPPFNALCKYYPEAMNTGYTNL comes from the coding sequence ATGACCTCAACCCAATCCAAACCGCCCTCGGTCGATCGCCCCCAACTCATGCAAACCCTTTACCAGCAACTCCGTCCCGGACAACGAGACATGGGAGACTGGCAAAAGGGTCCCCTAGCCGTCTCCGCCGTTCCCGGTTCCGGGAAATCCACCGGAATGGCCATCGCCGCCGCCCTCACCATCGCCCGACAACGACTGCACCCGCGTCATCAACTCCTCATCGTCACCTTCACTCGCTCCGCCGCCGCCAATATCCAAGGCAAAATTCGCCAAAACCTAGAACTGCTCAAACTTCCCAAATGGGGCTTTTCCGTCTCCACCATCCATAGCCTGGCCTTCAAAATTGCCAGCCGTCATCCCCAACAATCCCACCTGGACCTCAACCAACAAACCCTCATCGAAGATAACCACAACCAACGCCTCATCCGCAGCTGCGTCGAAGACTGGATTAACCAACATCCCCACCTCTATCAACCCCTCATCGCCGGACTGGACTTTGACGGCGAAGAAGGCGAACAACTCCGTCGCCAATCGGTCCTCAGAACCGAAGTCCTCCCCAACCTAGCCCAAACCGTCATCCAAGAAGCCAAATCCTCCGGCCTCTCCCCAGACCAAGTGCGGGCCCTGGGCCAACAGCAAAGCGACCCCTATGCCATCCTAGACATTGGCGCCCAACTCTACGACCTCTACCAACAGCGACTGCGATCGCAACAACTCATCGACTACAACGACGCCATTCTCGCCGCCCTCAACGTCCTCCAAGACCCCAGCATCCGAGACCTTTGGCAACAAGAAACCTTCGCCGTCTTTGAAGACGAAGCCCAAGACTCCTCCCCCCTACAACAACAACTCCTCAACATCCTCGCCCAAACCCCCGACGGACTCGCCAATCTCATCCGCGTCGGCGACCCCAACCAAGCCATTAACTCCACCTTCACCCCCGCCGATCCCATTTACTTCCGCCGTTTTTGTCATCAATGCGCCCAACAGCAACGACAAACCACCATCCAACAAGCCGGACGCAGTAGCCCCATTCTCATCGAGGCCGCCAATTTCACCCTCAACTGGATTAACCAACAGTGGGCCCAACCCCAATCCCCAACCCCACCTCATCCAGCCACCTCCCAAACTCCCCCACCCTTTGAAGTCCAACTCATCGAAGCCGTCGCCGCCGATGACCCCCAAGCCAACGCCAACCCAGCCCCCATCGCCGGAGGCTTACAACTGCATCGTCCCTTTGATATCAGCGAGACCGTCGATCGCCTCGCCCAAACCCTAACCGACCTCTTCCAAGAGCATCCCCAGGCCACCGCCGCCGTCCTGGTGCGTCAGAAGAACCAAGGTCAATTTCTCGCCCATGAACTCAGCCAAACCCACCATCATCTCGACATTTACCATGTCGAAGCCGAACAACGACTTTCCGGCATTCCCCTAGAAATGCTGAACCTGCTGCAATTCGTCCATCGTCCCCATTCCGGCGAAGCCCTCAAAGGGGCCTTAGAAGTCTTCGTCGGTCGTCAACTCATCCCTCGTCAAGACCTCGATCGCCTCGCCAGCCAACCCGAGCGATTTCTCTATCCCACCATTCTCGAAGCCCCCCAACCCCCAGAGGTCAAACGGGCCCGCCGCCTCTGTCGCGCCCTCCTGCAAGCCCGACTGGAACTGCCCCAAACCCATCTCATCAGCTTTTTCGCCCTAACCCTGGACTATCAGGCCAGCGAACTCGCCACCGCCGACAAACTCAACGAGCGACTCCTCCAGCAAACCCAAGATCACCTCTCCCTAGGAGAATTCCTCGACCACCTCTTTAATCTCGTCACCAGCGAGTCCTTCGATCGCATCGACACAGACGCCTCCGATTCTCAATACACCCAACCGGGGCGACTGACTATTCTCACCATGCACAAAGCCAAAGGACTCGATTGGGACTTCGTCTTTCTTCCCTTTCTCCACGAAAACCTAATTCCCGGAAGCCTGTACGTCAAGCCTCAAATCCAATTCCTCGGCGACTTCACCCTCGAAGAAGTGGCCCGTGGACAACTGCGGCAACATATCTGGAACCGAGACGCAGCCAACCCCGAACCCAGTCAAAACTGCCAAACCTACGATGACTATTGGCAACTCGCCGCCCAACTGAAACAGGCCGAAGAATACCGCCTCCTCTACGTTGCCATGACTCGGGCCAAACGCCTCCTCTGGTTATCTGCCGCCAAAGAAGCCCCCTTTACCTGGAATAAGACCGAAAACCAACAACCCATGCCCGCCTCACCCCCTTTTAACGCTCTCTGTAAATATTACCCAGAAGCCATGAATACAGGATATACTAATCTTTAG
- a CDS encoding single-stranded DNA-binding protein, which translates to MNSCIFMAEIVQDPQLRYTSDTQTAVTEFLVQIDPLRDGDAPETLKVVTWRKLAEAVPENFHRGDRVVIEGRLGMILFDRPEGFREKRAEVTAQRIHLISHSPGGAPAMTPPPAASMPSPDPVTPMNPAVPAPSGDEPLSDDIPF; encoded by the coding sequence ATGAATAGCTGTATTTTTATGGCGGAGATTGTTCAAGATCCGCAACTGCGATATACGAGTGACACTCAAACGGCGGTGACTGAGTTTTTGGTGCAGATTGACCCCCTCCGAGATGGGGATGCACCGGAAACCCTGAAGGTGGTGACCTGGCGTAAGTTAGCCGAGGCAGTCCCGGAGAATTTCCATCGGGGCGATCGCGTGGTGATTGAGGGCCGTTTGGGGATGATTTTGTTTGATCGCCCGGAAGGCTTCCGTGAGAAACGAGCGGAGGTGACGGCTCAACGGATTCACTTAATCTCCCATAGTCCTGGGGGTGCGCCGGCGATGACTCCTCCCCCAGCCGCCTCGATGCCGTCTCCGGACCCAGTGACGCCGATGAATCCAGCGGTTCCTGCACCGTCTGGGGATGAGCCGTTATCGGATGACATCCCGTTTTAA